TGAAATACTTGGAGCATCCTTCACACTTGTTTGTGGAGGAGTGAAAGTTACAGAACTTGTTGCATACTCACCATAAACATTATCAAGAGCGTCTTTAAACCAAAAGTTTAGTGTTTGAGTTCCGGTAGAAAGACCATCATAAGTAATAGCACCTGATACTGTAGAACATGTTTGCCAACCACTGTCTGTTGCAAGTGGTGCGGGCCCTGGAGTTTTAACAAAAACTGAAGTTACACCTTCACATGATGCCAGTTTAAAGCTTGCTTGTGGTCTTCTTGTTACAGGTGTTTCAACCCATGAAACAGTCGGACTAAAGTAGACTGGAACATCTTTCGGGTTTGGAGAAATTAAGCCGTCTGCGTACTTAAAGTATGCTTTCAGGGTTGTCGAACCTGGACTTAGTGGACCATAGTTGAAGTGTCCAGATGCTGTATTACATGTTTGCCATCCACTAGCTGACGCTGACGGTAGAGTTCCTGTTTCGTTGAAAAATACTTGTGTAATAGAAGCTTCATCACAGAACTCAATTGTCATATTTGCTGTCGAAGTAGAGATTGTTGGACCTCCTACAACTGTGATGTTTGGTGGATCATAGGTAGTTGTAAATGGTACAAAAGCTGAGTTTACGTTTTCAGCTGAATCTTTAATCCAAAATTTTAAACTATTACTACCTTCTATGAAGTCAGTATATTTTAGAGAGAAGGCTGAGCTACTACATGCTTGCCATCCACTGTCTGTTGCGAGAGGTGGGGCGCCAGCTTTATTAATCATTACGCTTGCAATATCTGTGCAATCTGTAAAACGGTAAGTTCCTTGTGATTTACCTGTAAGCGTCGTTCCTTCGATTACAATTGATGACTCATCAGGAGCACTTGTGTCATATGTAACAGTGATATCCTCACTAGAGCTTGAGATGTGAGTGATGGGTGTACTGTCATAATCAGTATCCTCTGACTTAACCCATACTTTTAGCTCGTAATCGTTATCTGTTAAAAATGTTGGTGAATCGATACCATTATCAATAACATCCTGACATGTTACCCATGATGAGTCTCCAGCAGCAGGTTGAGTACTTCCAAGAGAGATTGAAAGATTATTGCTTGGTGGCTCATAATAGATAGCGTCGGCACTACACTTACTCTGAAGACAAGCATCAACGAAAATTTTAGTTGAATTACTATTAGTAAGAGTTCCATTAGAAGATGAAATATTTGGAAGAATCGGCTCTGGGTCGATCGTAATATTAAAGTTTGCTCCGGTGTCCCCAAGAGTTGCGGAAGCCGTGTTATTATTACCATCGACAGCATCAATTTTAAATGTAGGTAGAGGATGATTCTTATTAGGGACACAGAATTTAATTGTTTGAGTACCACTTCCAATGTTTCTTAAAGTCTTGAATGATATACCGTCTGGTGAATACGATAGAGTTGAAGTTTTAACGCCTGAACCACCTGTGTTATCTGTAATAGAATAGGTAAGGTTGTAATCGTTATTCCCTGTGATACTTGTTGGTGTTGAGATAAATGAGATTGAGGGCGCAGTACTGTCTGGATTGACGATATTAGAAATCTCAATTTTACCTGTTAAGCTAGAAGTATCACTACAACTAGAGATAAACAGTACAATTAAAATGTACACTAAAACATTTTTTAACAACTTAATTACCATCCGACGTTCAACAAAAATTAAGAGGATTTCTCTTCATTGTCCTATAAGTCTTTAATTCTTTATCGGAGTTTAGTAAAATTTATTGACTTAATATGTATTATTAGAGGCTTGGAAAAAAATTCCTAATGTAAATAGAAAGTGATTACGATACTTGAATTATATAAATGACAATTTAAAATGGCGTTTACGGTTTTAAATAACTAATATTTGGAGGAATAATGGCAAATAAGCTTCTCGATGAGATTAAGGTTCTTGTTGTTGATGATATGGCCACACTCAGGGAATCAATCGTAACACTATTGAGAGGAGTAGGGTTCACGAAAGTCAGTTCGGCACAAGATGGAGTCAAAGCCCTTTTAAAAATTGAAGATGCATATAACGAGAAGGAACCTTATCGACTAATATTGTCGGATATTAATATGCCTGAATGTAATGGGATAGAACTTCTTAAAAAACTCAAGGCCGATGACCGATTCAAAGATATACCTGTCGTTATGATTAGCACTGAGAATGAAGCTGCAACGGTTATGGATGCAATTCAAGCCGGAGCCGTGAATTACATCTTAAAACCTTTTACAACAGAGACTCTAAAAGCAAAGTTAAATGAAATAGGAAAGTTTTTAAAGTAGGGGAAGTTCGAACTTAAACTCTGTCCCTTTGTTTGCTTGTGTGGATAGTGTTAACTGTCCACCAATTCTTTCTACCGATTCTTTCACCGCACTCATTCCAATTCCACGTCCTGAGATTTCTGTGACAGTATCACGTGTGGACATGTTAGGTAAAAAAATTGCCATTGAGATTTCTTCATCACTCATTGCTGCGACCTCTTGCTCTCCGTTTACTTGAATAAGTTTCTCACGAAGCTTTGAGATATTAATACCTGCACCATCGTCTTGAATTTTTAATTGAATTTTTGAATCATCTACGTTAGCCGAAACCTTTATTAAACCCTCTGTGCTTTTGCCATGAGCAGCTCTTTGATCTGCATCTTCGATTCCATGATCCATACAGTTTCTAAATAAGTGAACAAGACTAGAGAAGAAATCTTTATATGTCTCAGGAGTTATGCGGATTCCATTATCATCTATTTGCAATGGAGCCATTGGTTTATTAAGTTTTAGAGAAAGATTTTCAACGAGAGAAGCATAGCTTTCAAAAAGACTCGATATCTTTTTCTTTTTGATGTATTTATCAAATGCTTCAAGTGCAGGAGTTGAAATCTTATGAAGCTCATGTTCTAGGTCATGTAAGTCTTCCTTGCTTACTTCAACCACATCTTTACCTGAGCTAATTTTTGATAGGAGATCTTCTTTAAACTTTGTCATTAGTTCAAGGTAAGATGAAATCTCATTTTCAACAAAAAGATTGAAGTTTTCTTTTTCATGCTCAAAGCTTTTTATTTTTGTTTCAGTCTCTCTTGCGGCATTTACTAGCTCTTGAGCACTGTAAGAAGCGAATCCACCGTTTAAAGTATGAAATACAATCATGGCCTTGTTTTCTAAGTTATTATGACCAAGCGAGTAGCGAAGATCTTCAAGCATTGATAGAGCTTCTTCATAAAGATCTAGGAAAGCTTGTTTGTTTTTTACAATTTTAATTAGCATTGAAACATAAAGATCTTTTTCTTTGAAAGCTTCTTGAGCATTTATCTCATTGGTTTTATCTGTAGCTACAACAAGTACGTTGTTTAGTTGTCCTTCTTGATTATTCATTGGAATATACTCCAACTCAACATACTTGAACTCTGGGTGTCCAGGTTCATGTTCCTTAAAGTTTTTAGGACCTAGTGCTTTAGCGCTATTGAAAGGTAATTTGTTTTGAAAGAGAATTTCTGACCACTTTGTAAAGTTCGTCGTTTCCGTCGTATTAAGCTTTAAGAGAGTAGGTACATTTTGATGTTTTGCTTCGGTGTTGAAGATTTCAGTGCAAGCCTTATTACTCATCTCCTCAATTTTGTTTTCTTTGTTGAAAACAAAAATCCCCTGATTGAGTGAGTTGACTACAGTATTAATGAATTCATTTGCTTCTCTTAGTTCTTTTGTCCTTTCATTAACTTTGTTTTCTAGGTTTTTGTTATAGTCTTCTAATTGGATATTAGCCTTTTCTAGCGCTAAAATCATTTGTTCTTTATCTTGTAATAAATCTCTGATCTTTTGAGACATTGAGTTGATACTAATTCCAAGAGATTTTAGCTCATCATTGGTTTTAACTTGTAGATCACCGTTGTAATTACCTGCCGCAATCTGCTTAGTTTTATTAATGATTTGAATAATTGGATTTGTAAGTGTATTAGCAAAAAATACAGCCAAAATTAGGCAAAATCCAAGAATAATAACTGCAAAAAGTATGTTCTTAAAAATAATTTGACGAATTACAGAAAAACTCTTCTCTTTACTGATGAAACTTAAAACACTTATTTTAAACTTAGGATTAAAAGAATTTGCTGCAAGATATTCACCTATAAATTTTGCTTGATTCGTTGTTAAATCAAAACCTGTTGTACTAATTTCATTAGAGTCTAGTAGTATGAATTTTGCGATTGTTATTTTGTACTGAAATATATTATCAACTGAAAAATTTCTTGTAATATCATCAAGGTTAATGATTGCAAAACGAGAGAAGTTATCTTTCTTGATACCAACTATGAAGTCAGTGTTGAACTTGTCGAAATAGATGCCATCTTCTTTTCCTTTCAATAGGAACTGCATTTGATTTGAAAGGGCCTTTGTTTCGTATTTGTAATTACTAGTATTACTTAACGTTTTAAGTTTCTCCTCTGAAAATTCGAAAATGGATTTGATATTTTCATTCTCATTGAGTTGTGAAATGTTTTTTTTCTGAAGTCCTTCGACGATAGGGTTTAAGAATAAAGAAATTTTTTCTAATGCCAATGAACTCGTGCGTTGAGCAGATTCAAAAATATAAGACTCTTTATCTGCCTTGAATGTTTTATATGTGTAGTAAAGATTGAATGCTGTTGTTAATGCAACTACGGCAGTGATTGCTAAAATTAGTTTTGTTTTAATACTAAAAGGAACTCTTTGTGACATGACTTTAATTTCCTAGTTACTTGTATCGACACATGCGTTAAAATAAATTTTGTTATTACTTATATCATATTGAAATTGTGGAAATGTTCAAGAGGCTTAATTTATCACATTTTGATGCTACGATAATGCTAATCGGTGTTTCACTCATTACAGTGGGTTCCTATTACTATCAAACTGACTTTAACAACACACTAACAAGTGCTAGCGGTAAAATTGTGGGAAGATTGATTGAAGGTAAGGGAAATCAAAAGAGAGTAGGCAATCTTTTCTGGTTACCTCTACAGAATGAATCAAAAATCTGGAATGGCGATAAGATTTTTGCGAATCAAGATCAGCAAATTAATATTGAACTTTTAAAATCAAAAGCTATTGTTAACGTACCTAAAGAATCTCTCGTTGTTATTACAGAAAACCAAGACGACATCGTTCTTAATCTTGATCGAGGTGAAATTTCGATTGCTTCAGGTGAAAAAGATATACAGTTTAAGATACAATCAAATACTGGAGTGTCCAAGTCAATCAAAGTCGCAAAGAAATCTGTGGTTAATCTCAAAAGGGTTGATAGTAATACACTTCTTGATGTTAAGCAGGGGAAAGCTGATCTTGTCTTAAATACTCAGGAAAAGGATAATATTACTGTTCAGGCAAATGATATCGTAAAGGTTTCTTCATCAAATCTTGAAAAAATCAGAATGAATAATATTTTGAAGGCAAAAAGCATTGATCCTCTTATCGATAATGATCTCTCTCTTGTGTCGGATAAATTTGATGGTCAGACTGTTGAGATTTATCAATCTCTTGGAGACAGGCCAATAGCTACGAAAGTCGTGAAGTCCGATAAAATTGAGATGGATGATATCGGTCCGGGAAATTACTTTGTCAAAGTCGCAAATAGTCAAATTCTTGATCGAGTTCAAGTCAAGGAGTATAAGCCAATACAAATTGACCTGAAAGAATCTTCACAACAACTATTACAGGGTGAGAAGATTGACTTTAAATGGAGTAATCCTAACTCTCATACTGTTGAGGTTACAATTAACTCACCAAGCGGAGACTTATTTAGAAAAATTACTACAGGTAATCAGTTGGCCTTCTATCCTCAGGAGTCAGGTGCTCATAATATAAGTGTTGTTCCTGTTAAAAAAGTTGGAGCTAAGCACGAACCTATTATTTCTGAATCATTAAAACTAACTGAAGGGCCAAAGCTCTTCGTCGCGGATAGTGTACTTAGTAATATTGTGACTAAACTTGATAAAAAATCTGATGTGAAGCGCTCAAGTGGTCATAATGTGATGATGCTTACTACTTCTGATGGAGTTTCTCTACAAAAAGAATTCTTGAAATAAAAAGATCAACACATCAGATCTCACTTTTGATTTCTTTGATTCAAAAAGGAAATTAAAAATTATAGGTGTTAAAGAGGGAATGATTAAAGATGGTGATAAGCAACAGATCGCTAGAACCCGATTCCTCTCGGGACAGGGGAAAGAAGAAGTTGAACTCTATGAAAGATCAAATATTGATAAAAAGATTCCTGCTCTAAGAAAAGCTAAGACCTATGATAGTCGTGGTCGAAAAATAGAAGAGTTAATTGCGAGATATGACTCAAAAGGTGAGATCACGTCGGTAACTCTTTTTCAGGGGAATAAAAAATTTGATCAACGTTATGAAAATGGAAAGGTCGTAGCGATTGATAAAGATTATGGAAAAGAAATATCTCCGAGTATTCTAGCCGTCGCAGCAGCCTTTGTAGCGAAGAATTCAGTAGGGGCTCAAGGCTCTATTGCAAGTGCACCTGCGAAATATGTCCCACTCGCAACTACAACTGGAAAACAATTTAATATTGCTCTCGATAGTCCTGTTAGTATTAAAAATAATATTGATGAGATTGACGTACGTGATAACTATATAAAGAAAATTGAAGTTGAGTCTCAGGCAAAAGGAGAAGTTCGCTACGAGCTTCTTGCTGCAAACAGAAGTATTGTGAAGTCTGGAGTTTTAAAAAGTCCTGATATTAAATTCCAAAATTTAGATAGTGGTGACTATCAATTAAATTTTTATCAAGCAGGAAAGCAGGGGCAGAGAATAGGTAGTTCAAAGGTGAGTGTTGCTCCTCGTATTTCAAGCGTCAAAGTAAATCCAAGTATGATTAAGAAGACGGACGGTGCGTTTGAAGTTCCGTTGAAGTGGAACTCGCCAGTTGATGAAAATATTGTTGAAGTTTTCGAAAATAATTCTAAGACACCAATCATTACTAAAGCAGTAAAAGGTACTAGCACAAGTATAAAGGTCCCAAGTGTAAATAATCTTACTTGGAGAGTTCGTGGATCAATTTCTTCTGTGCTACCTTCAAAAAAATCCAAGATAGCTCCACCAGAGCTTTTAAAAGAGCTTCCTGTTCCAGCTCCAATTATAATGAAATACAAGAAAGATTTTGGAGGTTGTTATTCATTTGATCTTCCAAAAATTCCTAATAGTACGAAGTACTTCATAGAAGTATATGAAGATGCAAATAGAACGAAGATGGTATTCAATCGTTGGTTAGATAATACAGGAGTATGTTGGCAAAGTTCCAGACATGGGAAGTACTTCTACCGTTATAAATACTTTGATAGTTGGAATCGTCAGTCATCCTTTTCAAAGATTGGTGAGATTATTTTTCCAATCTCACCTTTGACGGAGTTTTAGATGAAAGTATTATTTATACTTCTATCTCTTTTAAGCGGAAGCTTTGCATATGCAGAGTCACTTGATTTTAGAGATATTATTCAAAATAGAAAAGATGTTAAGTATATTAAACTTGCTTATATTACAAGAAAAGGTGAAAACTTAGCATCTATATATAAGCGCTTTGTAAGAGATGATTCTATTATTTCTAAAAGTGAGGGAATGGTTGAAAAGACTATTCTTTCCAATCCAACAATTAAAACATGGGATAATTTACCACCTAAAAAGAAACTTCTTATTTATCTTGATGTTGAGTATATCGATCTTGATAAGGTCACAAAGTATAACGAAAAGGTTGCAGAATTATCTAAGAGATTAAAAGAAGCATTAATGAAGAAGCGTGCCGCTGCTCCAAAGACATCTGGATGGAGAGGGTCTCTTTTTTATATGGCCTCATATGGAAAGTTTACTCAAGATAATCCTAAGCTTGCTAATATTACTTTTTTGCAGAACTCACCGCTATCTCTAGGGCTTTCAACTTCTTACTACCCAGAAAATTCTAATTTTTCGATTGCTTCAAGTTTATATTTTTCATATCTACTTGCTGCTGCAAGTAATTTGGGCGCAGATAATATTCGAGTACCAACTGAAATCGGTGGAAATATTTATGGAGAGTACCGTTTTACAACTAAGAATTTTAGTGGTTATGCAGGTATTGATTACGAGAAGTTTACGACTTTCAGTTTAGAAGGAATTCAAGCAGAAAAGAAAATTTACTTTGATGAGAACTCTGTCTTCTATCTTACGGTCGGAGCTGCAAAGAAAGTAAAAATTTACAAATGGGATTTTTTTGCGAAACTAAGTTTATCACAATCAATTGCCTCTAGTCGTACTCCTGGCTTTTCTGGAGCAACAGGAGATACACCTTTTACAGGTAATAAAATATTATTTTATCTATTTAGAAGAGTGAATGATAAGTTTTTTGCACATACTCTCTTTAAGTATCACTGGATGTCTGGGCCATCAGATATCACAACTTTGAGGCTAGGGGTAGGTTTTGGATATTTACTCTTCTGATTATTAATTAACTAAGTATCTAAAATTATATAATGTTAAAGAAATTTCATGGATTACCCGAGAAGAATAGTACAATACTTGTTCATCTAATAATTCTTGGGGATATTTATGAAACTAAAGAAAAATTCGTTAATTATTCTTGCCCTTCTCACGGCATCTTGTTCATTCAATGGAAATCAGCAGCAAAAGACTATTGCAGAATTAGGTGATTCTGTTGATGGGGATTCACTACAAATCGTAGAAACTAAAGAGGATGGAGTCGTTGAAATTTTTTCTTCACAAGTTGAGGATGTTGAAAATGTCATTGCTGAGGAACCAGTTCAAGCAAATACAATTATGGATAATCCTGCACCAATGATTGCTCATAACGAAGAAGTGAAAGAAGAAATAGATAATGTAATTAGTAATGATCGTTACGAAGATTACGTTGTTCAAAAAGGTGATACACTAATGATCCTTGCGTTCAGATTATATCGCGATGTAATGATGTGGAAAGATATCGCAGGATGGAATAGTGAAAATTTAAATGGAGGAACAAAAATCTATCCAGGAGATAAGCTAAAAGTTAAGGTCGTAGATTTTGAAGGAAATATTTGGCAACCACAAGGGAACCCGTATCTTATCCAAGATGGTGATTCACTTATGAGAGTTTCACAAAATGTTTATGATGGAACGACAAGGTACTGGAGAGATATTTGGGAAAATAATACTTACCTTATTAAAGATCCAAATATTATTTATGCTGGATTTACTCTTTACTATCTTCCTGTAGAAGAAATAAAACAAAACAAGATGAGAGACTTAGCATCAAAAGGTAAGGATAATGAAAAAATTTAAAGTTCCAATAACATCTGAATTCAAAATTCTACATCTTGAAGATTTAGAAGATTTAAGAGTTAAGATGAAAAGTGATTTAGTATCACTTGGAGTTGAAGCAACGATTGTTGAAGCTGAAGATGTCGCTACTGCAATTGCAAAGATTGAATCAGAGAAAATAGACTTTATTATTTCTGATTGGAATCTTCCGGATGGAACAGGTTTTGATTTTTTGAAAAAAGTAAGAAGTATATCAAAACTAGATAAAGTACCATTTATAATGTGTACAACACTGAATGAAGTTTCAAATATGCTCGATGCTATTAGTAATGGGGCAAATGAATTTATTACAAAACCGTGGGAGCTTGAAGAGTTAGAAGAAAAATTCTCTTCTACCTATTCAAGCTTTTACGAATAACCTAACTTAGGCGGTCGGACAGTAGATCGCCGAGTTTTTTTCGTTTTCTTTTACTTCAAGACTGTAAACTCTAACTCTCTTATTTGTTTTCTCTTCGACCATTTTATTAACATGATCATAGACAAAAATAGCCGTACCTTCCATCCCTGCGTTTGGAAGTTCTCTCATTTGAATAACTCCTTTTTTATCAAGTTCTACGAACTCTGCTTTAAAAGGGTCATCTTCAGAAACTAGAAATGTATGATCAAACATATAGTCAAGCCAAGCTTTAACATCTTTAAGATCACCGAAATCCATTACCCACATTTCTTTACTTAATTCCGTGCATTCAAATACGAAGTGGAATGAGCGACTGTAGCCATGAACGTACTTGCAGTGACTA
The Bacteriovorax sp. Seq25_V genome window above contains:
- a CDS encoding ATP-binding protein; the protein is MSQRVPFSIKTKLILAITAVVALTTAFNLYYTYKTFKADKESYIFESAQRTSSLALEKISLFLNPIVEGLQKKNISQLNENENIKSIFEFSEEKLKTLSNTSNYKYETKALSNQMQFLLKGKEDGIYFDKFNTDFIVGIKKDNFSRFAIINLDDITRNFSVDNIFQYKITIAKFILLDSNEISTTGFDLTTNQAKFIGEYLAANSFNPKFKISVLSFISKEKSFSVIRQIIFKNILFAVIILGFCLILAVFFANTLTNPIIQIINKTKQIAAGNYNGDLQVKTNDELKSLGISINSMSQKIRDLLQDKEQMILALEKANIQLEDYNKNLENKVNERTKELREANEFINTVVNSLNQGIFVFNKENKIEEMSNKACTEIFNTEAKHQNVPTLLKLNTTETTNFTKWSEILFQNKLPFNSAKALGPKNFKEHEPGHPEFKYVELEYIPMNNQEGQLNNVLVVATDKTNEINAQEAFKEKDLYVSMLIKIVKNKQAFLDLYEEALSMLEDLRYSLGHNNLENKAMIVFHTLNGGFASYSAQELVNAARETETKIKSFEHEKENFNLFVENEISSYLELMTKFKEDLLSKISSGKDVVEVSKEDLHDLEHELHKISTPALEAFDKYIKKKKISSLFESYASLVENLSLKLNKPMAPLQIDDNGIRITPETYKDFFSSLVHLFRNCMDHGIEDADQRAAHGKSTEGLIKVSANVDDSKIQLKIQDDGAGINISKLREKLIQVNGEQEVAAMSDEEISMAIFLPNMSTRDTVTEISGRGIGMSAVKESVERIGGQLTLSTQANKGTEFKFELPLL
- a CDS encoding response regulator; amino-acid sequence: MKKFKVPITSEFKILHLEDLEDLRVKMKSDLVSLGVEATIVEAEDVATAIAKIESEKIDFIISDWNLPDGTGFDFLKKVRSISKLDKVPFIMCTTLNEVSNMLDAISNGANEFITKPWELEELEEKFSSTYSSFYE
- a CDS encoding LysM peptidoglycan-binding domain-containing protein, yielding MKLKKNSLIILALLTASCSFNGNQQQKTIAELGDSVDGDSLQIVETKEDGVVEIFSSQVEDVENVIAEEPVQANTIMDNPAPMIAHNEEVKEEIDNVISNDRYEDYVVQKGDTLMILAFRLYRDVMMWKDIAGWNSENLNGGTKIYPGDKLKVKVVDFEGNIWQPQGNPYLIQDGDSLMRVSQNVYDGTTRYWRDIWENNTYLIKDPNIIYAGFTLYYLPVEEIKQNKMRDLASKGKDNEKI
- a CDS encoding 6-carboxytetrahydropterin synthase; the protein is MKTFKSTKNFYGYPCTHRQWKADSHCKYVHGYSRSFHFVFECTELSKEMWVMDFGDLKDVKAWLDYMFDHTFLVSEDDPFKAEFVELDKKGVIQMRELPNAGMEGTAIFVYDHVNKMVEEKTNKRVRVYSLEVKENEKNSAIYCPTA
- a CDS encoding response regulator, whose amino-acid sequence is MANKLLDEIKVLVVDDMATLRESIVTLLRGVGFTKVSSAQDGVKALLKIEDAYNEKEPYRLILSDINMPECNGIELLKKLKADDRFKDIPVVMISTENEAATVMDAIQAGAVNYILKPFTTETLKAKLNEIGKFLK